A genomic window from Brassica oleracea var. oleracea cultivar TO1000 chromosome C8, BOL, whole genome shotgun sequence includes:
- the LOC106307919 gene encoding 3-hydroxybenzoate 6-hydroxylase 1-like, giving the protein MEELDIVIVGGGIAGLATSLALHRKGIKSIVLEKSESVRSEGAAFGIQTNGWLALQQLGVADKLRLNSLPIHQIRDVMIEKKIKQRESVGPASHGEVRGVIRNDMVRALAHALPVGTLRLGSQIVSVKLDEATSFPNVHLRNGQDIKAKVLIGCDGSNSIVSKFLGLNPTKALDSRAVRGFTNYPNGHVFQQEFIRIKMDNVVSGRLPITHNLVFWFVVMLKCPQDSNNLKNQEDVARLTLASVCQFSEEWKEMVKKCDIDSLYISRLRYRSPWDVMSSKFRRGTVTVAGDSMHLMGPFIGQGCSAALEDGVVLARCLWSKLGQDGMNNVSSRKQIEEAIDEYVRERRGRLVGLSTQTYLTGRLIEASSPATKLLLIVLLMILFRDHIGHTRYDCGRL; this is encoded by the exons ATGGAAGAATTGGACATAGTGATAGTGGGAGGAGGCATTGCTGGTCTTGCGACTTCACTTGCTCTGCACAG AAAGGGTATAAAGAGCATTGTCCTGGAGAAATCAGAGTCTGTAAGATCGGAAGGAGCAGCATTTGGTATTCAGACTAATGGATGGCTTGCTCTTCAGCAGCTAGGCGTGGCCGATAAGCTCCGTCTCAATTCTCTCCCAATTCATCA GATAAGAGATGTTATGATCGAGAAAAAGATCAAACAAAGAGAATCAGTCGGACCAGCCTCGCACGGGGAAGTAAGAGGTGTAATAAGGAATGATATGGTCCGAGCTCTGGCTCATGCTCTTCCTGTTGGGACTCTCCGCCTTGGAAGCCAAATTGTGTCGGTTAAGCTGGACGAAGCTACGTCGTTTCCAAATGTTCACCTCAGAAACGGACAAGATATCAAAGCAAAG GTTTTGATTGGCTGCGATGGATCAAATTCTATCGTCTCTAAATTTCTTGGACTAAACCCGACTAAAGCCCTTGATTCTCGGGCGGTGAGAGGGTTCACAAACTATCCAAACGGCCATGTGTTCCAGCAGGAATTTATAAGAATCAAGATGGACAATGTCGTAAGCGGACGACTTCCTATAACTCACAATCTCGTCTTTTGGTTTGTTGTTATGCTGAAGTGTCCCCAAG ACTCGAACAATTTAAAAAATCAAGAGGATGTGGCAAGATTGACACTAGCATCGGTCTGCCAATTCTCAGAGGAATGGAAAGAGATGGTGAAGAAGTGTGATATCGACTCCTTATATATCAGCCGTTTAAGGTACCGTTCACCATGGGACGTTATGTCCAGTAAGTTCCGACGCGGCACTGTCACAGTGGCTGGAGACAGTATGCATCTGATGGGTCCATTCATAGGACAAGGGTGTTCGGCTGCGCTCGAAGACGGTGTTGTTTTGGCTAGGTGCTTGTGGAGCAAGTTAGGTCAAGATGGAATGAACAATGTCTCTTCAAGGAAGCAAATAGAAGAAGCGATTGATGAGTACGTTAGAGAAAGAAGAGGGAGACTCGTGGGGCTCTCGACACAGACATATCTTACCGGTAGGTTAATTGAAGCTTCGTCGCCGGCAACGAAGCTCTTGCTTATAGTTTTATTGATGATTCTGTTTCGTGACCATATTGGTCACACTCGATATGATTGTGGCCGTCTTTAA